A part of Methanomassiliicoccaceae archaeon genomic DNA contains:
- a CDS encoding AAA family ATPase, protein MISKKRSFPFTAIVDQDEMKRALVLNIVDPGVGGVLIRGEKGTAKSTAVRSLAHVLPDIEYVKGCRFRCDPSHPETLCSECMSAREAGVRQETDKGPVRVVELPLSATEDRIAGTLDLEHVLQTGKKRFEPGVLAQANRNILYVDEVNLLEDHIVDLLLDSAAMGVNYVEREGVSFSHPSKFTLIGSMNPEEGELRPQLLDRFGLCVDIVGDKYVSSRAEVVMRRLEYDSDPDGFIEKFRAETETLRERISVARDRFKDVEVSQNMVEVASNIAIYFKMEGHRADITMVRAARANAAFEGKDSIDRDDFRTVAPMVLAHRIKKKPFEKSGLDREELKECIRMY, encoded by the coding sequence ATGATCTCGAAAAAACGTTCGTTCCCCTTCACAGCTATAGTGGATCAGGATGAGATGAAGAGGGCTTTGGTCCTAAATATCGTCGACCCGGGTGTCGGCGGAGTACTGATCAGGGGAGAGAAAGGTACAGCAAAATCTACGGCCGTCAGGTCGCTGGCACATGTACTGCCCGATATAGAGTACGTCAAAGGTTGCAGGTTCCGTTGCGATCCCTCCCACCCGGAGACGCTATGCTCCGAATGCATGAGCGCACGGGAGGCAGGCGTCAGGCAGGAGACCGACAAGGGGCCGGTCAGGGTGGTAGAGCTACCGCTTAGTGCAACAGAGGACCGAATAGCAGGGACGCTGGATCTCGAGCACGTCCTACAAACGGGCAAGAAGAGATTTGAGCCCGGGGTGCTGGCACAGGCCAACCGCAACATACTCTACGTAGATGAGGTCAATCTTCTAGAGGACCACATCGTGGACCTCCTCCTGGATTCCGCCGCCATGGGCGTCAATTATGTGGAGAGGGAAGGGGTATCGTTCTCCCATCCTTCTAAATTCACGCTCATAGGATCAATGAATCCAGAGGAGGGGGAACTCAGGCCCCAGCTTTTGGACAGGTTCGGTCTGTGCGTCGACATAGTCGGAGACAAGTATGTCAGCTCCAGAGCCGAAGTGGTGATGAGGAGGCTGGAGTACGATTCGGACCCTGACGGGTTCATAGAGAAGTTCCGTGCCGAGACCGAAACGTTGCGCGAAAGAATTTCGGTCGCGAGGGACAGGTTCAAGGACGTAGAGGTCAGCCAGAATATGGTAGAGGTGGCTTCCAACATAGCGATATACTTCAAGATGGAAGGTCACAGGGCGGACATAACGATGGTTAGGGCGGCCAGGGCAAATGCGGCCTTCGAGGGCAAGGATTCGATAGACAGGGATGATTTCAGGACGGTCGCCCCTATGGTTCTGGCCCACCGTATAAAGAAAAAGCCCTTCGAGAAAAGCGGACTCGACAGAGAGGAACTGAAAGAATGCATCAGAATGTACTGA
- a CDS encoding AAA family ATPase — protein MHQNVLTSLPFSAVRGMDLAKKALMCAAVDDSIKGVLIKGPSGTGKSVLVRAFADVLPNKEIINIPQNTSDDQLFGGLDIERAVTEGRATVLGGILSRADGNMAYIDNVNLMDGRTLDSLMECIESRTVILEREGISAEYPLETSVIASMDPVERELPDSVSDRFDMCVNIIPEMDFRKRAAIVNTDIEHRKDMAAYSEDYRGSDTELFDAIQGARQKLSSVILEKDDVVTIVKICRDLNVRGHRADISAAKVSRILAALDGRTYVSDEDISDALVLCLPHRRPPVLKAEEEDIEALRIVEKDTEKAEERRDEESEFLSIPEEEPEIQVQPEEIDDSCLSESPEVAKTRYDVIYEKAKGALDEIEEFETFRLHEIAGVGINRVPISKRNSGRYRGFKMPRGKTADPAFDATVRAAAPYQSVREPNGLSIKIESQDIREKIRARRKSCSFIFAVDVSGSLVDGGMMGIVQNAIRSMLMESYVKRDRVALVTFRERTAEVVVPFTRSVELICDTLAQAPVGGSTPLARALMVSKDYAANYLRKHPGEKCYIILITDGCATLPAFPCADAEGELKRIAAVIKDPNIEWTVINSGKVYDVRRKDDARKLAGYLDARYIDIADLGEY, from the coding sequence ATGCATCAGAATGTACTGACGTCTCTTCCGTTCTCCGCGGTCCGCGGAATGGACCTTGCTAAGAAGGCGCTCATGTGCGCAGCTGTGGACGACAGCATAAAAGGGGTCCTGATCAAAGGACCTTCCGGCACAGGCAAGAGCGTCCTTGTACGTGCTTTTGCGGATGTTCTGCCGAACAAGGAGATCATCAACATCCCTCAGAACACATCCGACGACCAGCTTTTCGGAGGACTAGACATCGAGAGGGCTGTGACAGAAGGCCGTGCAACGGTACTCGGGGGTATCCTAAGCCGTGCCGACGGGAACATGGCGTACATCGATAATGTAAATCTGATGGACGGCAGAACGCTGGACTCCCTTATGGAGTGTATCGAGTCCCGAACGGTAATCTTGGAAAGGGAAGGCATTTCTGCAGAGTATCCACTTGAAACATCGGTCATTGCATCAATGGACCCGGTGGAGAGGGAGCTTCCCGACAGCGTATCCGACAGGTTCGACATGTGCGTGAACATCATTCCAGAAATGGATTTTCGGAAAAGGGCAGCAATTGTAAACACAGATATCGAGCACAGGAAAGACATGGCCGCCTATTCGGAAGACTATCGTGGAAGCGATACGGAATTATTCGATGCAATACAAGGTGCCAGGCAGAAATTATCTTCGGTCATTTTGGAAAAGGACGACGTGGTGACAATCGTGAAGATCTGCAGGGACCTCAACGTACGCGGGCACCGTGCGGACATATCTGCCGCGAAGGTCTCCAGGATATTGGCCGCGCTTGACGGCAGGACTTATGTTTCCGATGAGGACATCAGCGATGCCCTGGTACTATGCCTGCCGCACAGGAGGCCCCCCGTCTTGAAGGCGGAGGAAGAAGACATAGAGGCCTTAAGGATCGTCGAAAAAGATACAGAAAAAGCGGAAGAACGCAGGGATGAAGAATCCGAATTTCTGTCAATACCCGAAGAAGAACCCGAAATACAGGTCCAGCCGGAAGAAATCGACGATTCCTGCCTGTCGGAATCTCCTGAGGTCGCTAAAACACGTTATGACGTGATATATGAAAAGGCCAAGGGCGCCCTTGACGAAATAGAGGAGTTTGAAACGTTCCGTCTGCACGAGATTGCGGGGGTCGGGATCAATAGGGTGCCGATATCGAAGAGAAACTCGGGAAGATACAGAGGATTCAAGATGCCTCGGGGAAAGACCGCCGATCCGGCCTTCGATGCAACCGTACGCGCCGCGGCACCTTATCAATCGGTCAGGGAACCGAACGGCCTCAGCATAAAGATCGAGTCCCAGGATATACGGGAGAAGATCAGGGCCCGGCGCAAATCATGTTCGTTCATCTTCGCCGTGGATGTCAGCGGGTCACTTGTAGACGGAGGGATGATGGGGATCGTTCAGAACGCGATAAGATCGATGCTCATGGAGAGCTATGTCAAGAGGGACAGGGTCGCTCTGGTGACATTCAGAGAGAGGACGGCGGAGGTCGTCGTCCCCTTCACGCGTTCCGTAGAGCTGATATGTGACACTCTGGCTCAGGCCCCGGTCGGCGGATCGACCCCTCTGGCAAGAGCGCTTATGGTGTCAAAGGACTACGCGGCGAACTACCTCAGGAAACATCCCGGCGAAAAATGCTATATCATTCTGATAACGGACGGATGCGCAACCCTCCCGGCCTTCCCGTGTGCGGACGCCGAAGGGGAACTTAAGCGTATAGCGGCCGTGATCAAGGACCCGAACATCGAATGGACGGTGATAAACTCTGGCAAGGTCTATGATGTGAGAAGAAAGGACGATGCGAGAAAGCTTGCCGGATATTTGGATGCCAGATATATCGATATAGCGGATTTGGGCGAATATTAA